A single genomic interval of Rosistilla ulvae harbors:
- the aroB gene encoding 3-dehydroquinate synthase — protein MVLPNVPDRLEVPLPDAPYPILIGSDWLSDLVSPIADRMPDLSHAIIIHDAAVAQPWAATIQQALQDRYRTDMISVPSGEPSKCVEQLQRLWIGLLEAKTDRKSAIIAVGGGVVGDLAGMVAATFMRGIRFVQVPTTLLAQVDSSVGGKTGINLPGAKNMVGSFWQPQLVAIDIATLGTLAPREFISGLAEVAKYGVICDAEFFAWLQQNHEAIHARDAAALKHAIRTSCQAKADVVLADERETTGRRATLNYGHTFGHAIEALAGYGHFLHGEAIAIGMQMAADLARRMGRVDDAFCEQQTELFTSLQLPNTWSEADPDAMLGAMFSDKKTEHGKLRFILPTKIGHVELVDDVPEDLVRQAITACSK, from the coding sequence ATGGTTTTGCCAAACGTTCCCGACCGCCTGGAAGTCCCGCTGCCCGATGCTCCGTACCCGATTCTGATCGGCAGCGATTGGCTATCGGATCTCGTTTCGCCGATCGCCGATCGGATGCCCGATCTGTCGCATGCGATCATTATTCACGATGCGGCTGTCGCCCAGCCATGGGCCGCGACAATTCAGCAAGCGTTGCAGGACCGCTATCGGACCGACATGATTTCGGTCCCGTCGGGCGAACCGAGCAAGTGTGTCGAACAGCTGCAGCGGTTGTGGATTGGGCTGCTGGAAGCCAAGACCGATCGCAAGAGCGCGATCATCGCCGTCGGCGGAGGTGTCGTGGGCGATCTCGCCGGGATGGTGGCGGCGACCTTCATGCGTGGGATCCGGTTTGTCCAAGTCCCCACGACTTTGTTGGCTCAGGTCGACAGTAGCGTCGGCGGCAAGACGGGGATCAATCTGCCCGGTGCCAAGAATATGGTCGGCTCGTTTTGGCAGCCCCAGTTGGTTGCGATCGATATCGCGACGCTGGGGACTTTGGCACCGCGGGAGTTCATCAGCGGGCTGGCTGAAGTGGCGAAGTACGGCGTGATCTGCGATGCCGAATTTTTTGCTTGGTTGCAACAGAACCACGAAGCGATCCATGCCCGCGATGCCGCGGCGCTGAAGCATGCGATCCGAACCAGTTGTCAAGCGAAAGCCGACGTCGTCTTGGCTGACGAACGCGAAACGACAGGCCGCCGCGCGACCTTGAACTATGGGCATACGTTTGGTCACGCGATCGAAGCGCTTGCCGGATACGGACACTTCCTGCACGGCGAAGCGATCGCGATCGGGATGCAGATGGCTGCCGATCTTGCACGCCGCATGGGGCGTGTCGACGATGCGTTTTGTGAACAACAGACGGAGCTGTTCACCTCGCTGCAGTTGCCGAACACTTGGTCCGAAGCCGATCCCGATGCGATGTTGGGAGCGATGTTCAGCGATAAGAAGACCGAACACGGCAAGCTGCGTTTCATCTTGCCGACAAAAATTGGACATGTCGAATTGGTCGACGATGTTCCCGAAGACTTGGTTCGCCAAGCGATCACCGCCTGCAGCAAATAG
- a CDS encoding prenyltransferase/squalene oxidase repeat-containing protein: MDRKALGQQHFTGPMMQLSESLKGTIQEQDWPEFNPEPIVHYYQSMIAESLPELIEQSLDDTDIADLEPDQVQCFGLLVLRDMFRRFHKRLRPNEADSSWVDPLFSQIAAKHDLPSEALVDDGKPYDVKDLNAPWAGSLGALMGLPGGELVRAQGKALQSVQKQTAAATPAKPAAAAKPATPMLDDEDEVEYRRGGFFSSAPPWMVSSLVHGLVLLMLALVTLDPVQIAKNVLTVTPTDEAGQEMEEFSLEQIEPDSMEEEMIEEPVVSPPTTVQAVEAIEVETPDAVLMVGTEMPDMIDAIAPMDSLTQSLTAAMEATTEFSARSTDMKKELLKKYGGSEATEAAVTKALEWFQRHQLPNGAWNLHHNIACGNKCGNPGDEKAKDSFNGATALAILPFLGAGQTHRQGKYKSVVQRGLMFIAGNMKVKNQGGLITGDCRDGAGNMYSHGLCAIVLCEAYAMTKDPALAKPAQAALNFIAMSQHKTGGGWRYSPGQEGDTSVVGWMVMALKSGHMGHLVVPPNTVRGASLFLDRVSADNGVYYGYTSPAKKPSMTAVGLLCRMYLGWDKENPSLQKGVDYLAKIGLNKNDAYHNYYSAQVLRQYGGPHWDAFNKNMSEWLVDSQESTGHAAGSWHFKSGHTGGRGGRLAITSLCTMTLEVYYRHLPLYADKAAEDDFPL; the protein is encoded by the coding sequence ATGGACCGCAAAGCGCTCGGGCAGCAGCATTTTACCGGACCGATGATGCAATTGTCCGAATCGCTCAAGGGCACGATCCAGGAACAGGATTGGCCGGAGTTCAACCCCGAGCCGATCGTTCACTACTACCAGTCGATGATTGCCGAGAGCCTTCCCGAGCTGATCGAGCAATCGCTGGACGACACCGACATCGCCGATCTCGAGCCAGACCAAGTTCAATGCTTTGGGCTGTTGGTGCTCCGCGACATGTTCCGTCGCTTCCACAAGCGGCTCCGCCCCAATGAAGCCGATTCCAGCTGGGTCGATCCGCTCTTCAGCCAGATCGCGGCCAAACACGACCTTCCCTCTGAAGCGTTAGTCGACGATGGCAAGCCCTACGACGTCAAGGATCTCAATGCACCATGGGCCGGGTCGCTGGGAGCGCTGATGGGATTGCCTGGCGGTGAACTGGTCCGCGCTCAAGGCAAAGCTCTGCAATCGGTCCAGAAGCAAACCGCTGCGGCGACGCCCGCGAAACCGGCCGCTGCGGCAAAGCCAGCCACCCCCATGTTGGACGACGAGGACGAGGTTGAATATCGCCGAGGGGGATTCTTCAGCTCCGCCCCTCCTTGGATGGTTAGCAGCCTGGTCCATGGCCTCGTCTTGCTGATGCTCGCCTTGGTCACCTTAGATCCGGTGCAAATCGCGAAAAACGTGCTCACCGTCACACCGACCGACGAGGCGGGGCAAGAGATGGAAGAGTTTTCTCTGGAGCAGATCGAACCCGATTCGATGGAGGAGGAGATGATCGAAGAGCCGGTCGTCAGCCCCCCCACGACGGTTCAAGCTGTCGAAGCGATCGAGGTCGAGACGCCCGACGCGGTGCTGATGGTCGGTACCGAGATGCCCGACATGATCGATGCGATCGCCCCGATGGATTCATTGACCCAATCGTTGACCGCTGCGATGGAAGCGACGACCGAGTTTTCGGCGCGAAGTACCGACATGAAAAAGGAACTGCTGAAGAAATACGGCGGCAGCGAAGCGACCGAAGCGGCCGTCACCAAAGCCCTGGAATGGTTCCAACGGCATCAATTGCCCAACGGAGCCTGGAATCTGCATCACAACATCGCCTGTGGTAACAAATGTGGAAATCCTGGCGACGAAAAGGCAAAAGACAGCTTTAACGGGGCGACCGCCCTGGCAATCCTCCCCTTCCTGGGTGCCGGTCAAACACACCGGCAAGGCAAATACAAAAGCGTCGTCCAACGCGGCCTGATGTTCATCGCCGGAAACATGAAGGTCAAAAACCAGGGCGGTCTGATCACCGGCGATTGTCGCGATGGGGCGGGAAACATGTACTCCCATGGGTTATGTGCGATCGTGCTATGCGAAGCGTACGCGATGACCAAAGACCCGGCGCTCGCAAAACCAGCCCAAGCGGCACTGAACTTCATCGCCATGTCACAACACAAAACGGGGGGCGGCTGGCGATACTCCCCCGGGCAGGAAGGAGATACGTCGGTTGTCGGTTGGATGGTGATGGCTCTGAAGAGTGGCCACATGGGGCACCTAGTCGTACCACCTAACACGGTTCGCGGTGCATCCTTGTTCTTGGATCGCGTTTCGGCTGACAACGGCGTCTATTACGGCTACACATCGCCAGCCAAAAAGCCGTCGATGACCGCCGTGGGTTTGTTGTGCCGGATGTATCTGGGCTGGGACAAAGAGAACCCATCGCTTCAGAAGGGAGTCGATTACCTTGCCAAGATCGGACTCAACAAGAACGATGCCTACCACAACTACTACTCGGCTCAAGTCCTTCGCCAGTATGGCGGCCCCCACTGGGACGCGTTTAATAAAAACATGAGCGAATGGTTGGTCGACTCCCAGGAATCGACAGGGCACGCAGCGGGCAGCTGGCATTTCAAAAGCGGCCATACCGGCGGACGCGGGGGCCGCCTGGCGATCACGTCGCTCTGCACGATGACTCTGGAAGTCTATTACCGCCACCTGCCACTGTACGCCGACAAGGCCGCCGAAGACGATTTCCCGTTGTAA
- a CDS encoding AAA family ATPase gives MSYHEYWRLHRLPFGQVNGREDFYEGTSQREAIARLRFLVGNARSVGLLIGGPGSGRSSLLRHVSRNVLWTGAIVETVLLSGRCDSQADWLDQLSGAMCGEPTLHSTDAWRRTCDTIDAASRQDVYTCLLVDDASSVVAESVSSLINRSRHVTAVLGCSNETAGNLVHRIGGCPLRIDLPHWALSDSAGFVRQSVADAGGDPELFNDAAIVRLHELSEGRVATLARLAELSLLAGAGARATQITPDIVEAIQDEMLVAAA, from the coding sequence ATGTCATATCACGAATATTGGCGGTTGCATCGCCTGCCATTTGGCCAGGTCAATGGACGCGAAGACTTCTACGAAGGGACTAGCCAACGCGAGGCGATCGCCCGACTTCGCTTCCTGGTCGGCAACGCCCGTTCGGTGGGGCTGTTGATCGGCGGCCCCGGGTCGGGCCGCAGCTCGCTGCTGCGACATGTCAGCCGCAATGTGCTGTGGACTGGTGCGATCGTTGAAACGGTCCTGCTTTCGGGACGCTGCGACTCGCAAGCCGATTGGCTGGACCAGCTCTCCGGCGCGATGTGCGGCGAGCCAACGCTGCACAGCACCGACGCCTGGCGTCGGACTTGCGACACGATCGACGCCGCCAGCCGGCAGGACGTCTACACGTGCCTGTTGGTCGACGACGCATCGAGCGTGGTCGCCGAATCGGTCAGTTCGCTGATCAATCGATCGCGCCACGTGACCGCTGTCCTGGGTTGCAGCAACGAAACAGCTGGCAACCTGGTCCATCGAATCGGTGGCTGCCCGCTGCGGATCGACCTGCCACACTGGGCCCTTTCGGATTCCGCAGGCTTTGTTCGTCAAAGCGTCGCCGATGCCGGCGGCGATCCAGAACTGTTCAACGATGCGGCAATTGTCCGCTTGCACGAATTAAGCGAAGGGCGTGTGGCGACTCTCGCCCGACTAGCGGAACTGTCGCTGCTTGCCGGTGCTGGTGCCCGTGCAACTCAGATCACTCCCGACATCGTCGAAGCGATCCAAGATGAAATGTTGGTCGCGGCGGCATAA
- a CDS encoding beta-ketoacyl-ACP synthase III, with protein MSQITESSSAGIRSKSERGSAPLTQTGGRSRLGQALGVRVASTGSYAPSEIVTNDDLASLGCDSDWIIKRTGIRERRKARPDEATSDMAYEAASRCLKDAGVDASEVDMILVATMTPDHPTPSAACHLQRRLGATAPAMDVNAACAGFMYAMVTGAQFVAAGNAKKVLVVGADLMSRTINPHDPKTYPLFGDGAGAVLLVPDKPEGAGLLKYTLGSEGCGGKMLCIPAGGSRTPLVPDAFNEGRHYLWMDGRAVFKWAVRVVTESSIDVLNELDMGPDDLSLIILHQANQRIIDSAVSDLGVHRESVFVNVDRYGNTSAASIPLALDEAVRAGKIQRGQHALLCGFGAGLAWGTAVLRW; from the coding sequence ATGTCACAGATTACCGAATCTTCTTCCGCTGGAATCCGTTCCAAATCCGAGCGCGGTTCGGCACCGCTGACCCAGACCGGCGGTCGCAGTCGACTTGGCCAAGCCCTTGGTGTCCGCGTCGCTTCCACCGGATCCTACGCCCCCAGTGAAATTGTCACCAACGACGACCTGGCGAGTCTTGGCTGCGATAGCGATTGGATCATCAAGCGGACAGGGATTCGCGAGCGGCGTAAGGCGCGCCCCGACGAAGCGACCAGTGACATGGCGTACGAAGCGGCGTCGCGATGTTTGAAGGATGCTGGGGTCGACGCTTCGGAAGTCGACATGATTTTGGTCGCGACGATGACCCCCGACCATCCAACTCCGTCGGCTGCGTGTCATTTGCAACGGCGTTTGGGAGCGACCGCTCCGGCGATGGACGTCAACGCCGCGTGTGCCGGTTTCATGTATGCGATGGTGACGGGGGCACAATTTGTTGCGGCGGGGAACGCCAAGAAGGTGCTGGTTGTTGGCGCCGACCTGATGAGCCGCACGATCAACCCGCACGATCCCAAGACCTATCCGCTGTTTGGCGACGGCGCTGGGGCAGTGTTGTTGGTTCCCGATAAGCCCGAAGGGGCGGGCCTGCTGAAATACACGTTAGGCAGCGAAGGCTGCGGCGGCAAGATGTTGTGCATTCCCGCCGGCGGTTCGCGAACTCCGTTGGTCCCCGATGCGTTCAATGAAGGTCGCCACTATCTTTGGATGGATGGCCGCGCTGTCTTCAAGTGGGCCGTTCGCGTGGTCACCGAGAGTTCGATCGATGTCTTGAACGAACTGGATATGGGGCCCGATGATCTGAGTCTGATCATTTTGCACCAAGCGAATCAGCGGATCATCGATTCCGCGGTTTCCGATCTGGGCGTGCATCGCGAAAGCGTGTTTGTCAACGTCGATCGCTATGGGAATACCAGCGCCGCGAGCATTCCGTTGGCGCTTGATGAAGCCGTTCGCGCCGGCAAGATCCAACGCGGCCAGCACGCGCTGCTGTGTGGTTTTGGCGCGGGGCTCGCCTGGGGAACCGCTGTTCTTCGCTGGTAG
- a CDS encoding OsmC family protein, producing the protein MVEIQLEYQGGLRCQATHGPSGCQLSTDAPVDNQGRGESFSPTDLVATALGSCVSTIMGIYADRHDLDLTGMKVRVEKHMSADLPRRIMRLPVEIHVPINLDDRHRTAIEAAAGLCPVHQSLRADIEAPLAFHYPE; encoded by the coding sequence GTGGTCGAGATCCAATTGGAATACCAAGGCGGGCTGCGATGCCAAGCCACCCATGGCCCCAGCGGCTGTCAACTGTCGACCGATGCTCCCGTCGACAACCAAGGCCGCGGAGAATCGTTCTCCCCCACCGATCTGGTGGCAACGGCCCTCGGCAGTTGTGTGAGCACGATCATGGGGATCTATGCCGATCGGCACGATCTGGATCTAACAGGCATGAAAGTTCGCGTTGAAAAACACATGTCGGCCGACCTGCCGCGACGTATCATGCGACTGCCCGTCGAAATCCACGTTCCGATCAACTTAGACGATCGCCACCGCACCGCGATCGAAGCGGCAGCAGGACTCTGCCCCGTCCACCAAAGCCTGCGCGCCGACATCGAAGCTCCACTCGCCTTCCACTACCCTGAGTGA
- a CDS encoding lysophospholipid acyltransferase family protein codes for MKRIRRRVNKQTAIDFAVYLLVRTLFAVIQTLSVQRMQPVCNGLAYLVSDVLQLRRRIIDTNLRIASPNASDQQINETRRQMWAHLVMMACEIAWSRRRLHLSNWRQMLDFPTSGIFLRPFLEGRPMVLVSGHYGNFEIGGYATGLFGIPTMTVARPLDNRFLHRYITQFRGMHGQMLVDKEGSADIIQQHLESNGTLSLVADQFAGARGCWVNFFGKPTSCHKALALFTLANDAPMAVFYSRRTTGPMQFEIGCNGVADPREAGPELGGVTELTCWYNERLEKAIALSPEQYWWMHRRWRDVPEKIQRRMDRMAAKQAA; via the coding sequence ATGAAAAGGATTCGACGTCGCGTGAACAAGCAGACCGCTATCGATTTTGCCGTCTATCTCTTGGTGCGGACGCTGTTTGCCGTCATCCAAACGCTTTCGGTCCAGCGGATGCAACCGGTTTGCAACGGCTTGGCCTACCTGGTTTCGGACGTTTTACAGCTCCGCCGCCGGATTATCGACACCAATCTGCGGATCGCATCTCCCAACGCTAGCGACCAGCAAATTAATGAGACGCGTCGCCAAATGTGGGCTCACCTGGTGATGATGGCTTGCGAAATCGCATGGTCGCGTCGGCGATTGCACCTTTCCAACTGGCGGCAGATGCTCGATTTCCCCACCTCGGGCATCTTCCTGCGGCCGTTTTTGGAAGGCCGCCCAATGGTCTTGGTCAGCGGACATTACGGCAATTTTGAGATCGGTGGCTACGCGACGGGGCTGTTTGGGATCCCGACGATGACCGTCGCGCGGCCGTTGGACAACCGCTTCCTGCATCGTTACATCACCCAGTTCCGCGGCATGCACGGCCAGATGCTTGTCGACAAAGAGGGCTCGGCCGACATCATCCAACAGCATCTGGAATCCAACGGCACGCTCTCGCTGGTGGCCGACCAGTTTGCCGGCGCCCGCGGTTGTTGGGTCAACTTCTTCGGCAAACCGACGTCGTGCCACAAGGCGCTGGCGCTGTTTACCTTAGCCAACGACGCTCCGATGGCAGTATTCTACTCTCGCCGGACGACTGGCCCGATGCAATTCGAGATCGGTTGCAACGGCGTCGCCGATCCGCGCGAAGCCGGTCCGGAGCTGGGAGGCGTGACCGAGCTGACCTGTTGGTACAACGAGCGGCTGGAGAAGGCGATCGCTCTAAGTCCCGAGCAATATTGGTGGATGCACCGCCGTTGGCGTGACGTTCCCGAGAAGATTCAGCGACGAATGGATCGGATGGCGGCAAAGCAGGCTGCTTGA
- a CDS encoding sugar phosphate nucleotidyltransferase produces MNAPIAVVLAAGKGTRMKSELAKVLFPVCDRPMIHFVIDALQAAGVAKTIVVVGHQQEKVRETLKDRENIEFVVQAEQLGTGHAVQVCRENLQSHDGPVIVLAGDSPLLQSTSLKTLLAEFEKTQPALLQGTLHKSDPTGLGRIVRDAEGRFTGIVEEKDATDQQRKITEVNMSTYIFNCSDLLDALGQLKQNNSQAEYYLTDCAALLGAAGRPVEALPVLQDCESLSINNQEELAIVDAKMREMGYASNDA; encoded by the coding sequence ATGAATGCTCCCATCGCTGTCGTACTCGCCGCTGGCAAAGGCACTCGAATGAAGAGTGAACTGGCCAAGGTTCTGTTCCCCGTTTGCGATCGCCCGATGATCCACTTCGTGATCGACGCGTTGCAAGCCGCCGGTGTCGCCAAGACGATCGTCGTCGTCGGCCACCAACAGGAGAAGGTCCGCGAGACGCTCAAGGATCGCGAGAACATCGAATTTGTCGTCCAAGCCGAACAACTGGGGACCGGGCACGCCGTTCAGGTCTGCCGCGAAAACCTGCAATCGCACGACGGTCCCGTGATCGTGCTCGCTGGCGATTCGCCGCTGCTGCAGTCGACCAGCCTGAAAACGCTGTTGGCCGAATTCGAAAAGACGCAGCCCGCGCTGCTGCAGGGAACGTTGCACAAAAGCGATCCGACCGGTCTGGGACGGATCGTCCGCGATGCCGAAGGCCGCTTCACCGGGATCGTCGAAGAGAAGGATGCCACCGACCAGCAGCGGAAGATCACCGAAGTGAACATGAGTACGTACATCTTCAATTGCAGCGATCTGCTCGACGCGCTGGGTCAATTGAAGCAGAATAACAGCCAGGCCGAATATTACCTGACCGATTGCGCCGCTCTGCTGGGCGCAGCCGGTCGTCCGGTCGAAGCGCTTCCTGTGCTGCAAGATTGCGAATCGTTGAGCATCAACAACCAAGAAGAGCTTGCCATCGTGGACGCCAAGATGCGCGAGATGGGCTATGCCAGCAACGATGCTTAA